The Gossypium hirsutum isolate 1008001.06 chromosome D07, Gossypium_hirsutum_v2.1, whole genome shotgun sequence genome includes the window ttgggcctaGCTCATGAACATCTCTAAATGGAAAGACCTAAACTAAGAATAAATTTGGACAAGCCAACCCATAATAAGACTTAAACTATAATAAAATTTAGACCAAAAATCTAGGtagatataaatataatattagaaactCAGCTTTTGCGAACACTATTAAGACCAAGAGTTTACATTTGATGGATTATTGGTttacaattatttaaataaagatgccaaatatttatttgaatataattaaGTTTATCGTTAATTAATAAATAGttgtttctataatttttttttggaaattgaaTGCATTTCGTATATGCATgtatttaatacattaaattgAAAGTATAAATTTGGGATAATTAGATTTTCCAAGGATAGAAatgtcaacaaaatttaaaatctaattatAGCTATCAATATCAATATTAAAAAAGTTGCTTGAAAGTAGTTTCAAAGTAATACACAAAACGATAGGTTTTTTCTTAATTGTAATCATAGACTGATTGAAACATCAACAAAATAGCTGAAAATTTTAGTTGCCTAACCTGTCCTCTACCCCATACATTATTTCGTCGAGAAGAAGGGGTAGTTTCCAGGAATTTGGTCCCCTACTCTTCTTATATAAAGCCTTTGCCTCATCTCCCTTTACCGAATGTCATGAATCTCCTCTCCAAAAGCTTCCTCTCTGTTCTCTTCAAATCCCTTTTTCATAGCCCAACAGAGAACATAACAAGTATGGAGATTCCAAACAAAAAACAGAGAATTCAATTGATCACCACCTCTCATTTGGTGAAGCTGCTCACCAAGATTTTGCTCCCATTTTCACTTCTCTCTGTTATATTATCCTACCCTTTTATGTGCAACTTCCAAGCTTTGGCATATGGTTTACAACTCTTTAGTTTCAGTGTAGGCAAGAATTACATGTTTCTGCTTTGCAATGGGTTGCTTGTTTTCATTGCCACCAGCTCGGGTTTGATCGGTAGTAGTTGTGTAGAGACTGGTGTTAAAGCTGAAAAGGCTGTGAAGATCAGTGAGGGAGGTAGTCAAACAGAATTAGAGGTGGAATCATCAGAGCCAAAAGAGAAAGTTGTTACAGAATATGATCAAAAAGAAGAGGAGGTGGCCTTGGTTGTAGAACTAGAAGTTGAACGCGAAGAAGGCAGATCAGACGAGGTTGTTTCAGACGAGGAGGATGAAGATGAACTTGGGTGGATGAGTAACGAAGAGTTAAACAAGAAATGTGAAGATTTCATTAGAAAGATGAGAAAAGAGAGTGACTTTGAAGCTCGCCTACTGATTACAAATTGACACAACTTAAAGCACTCTAGGCATCAAATCTGCAacctttttctctctcttttgctTGTGTTTTGAAAGCCCCTAACTTTGACAATAATTTGGTTCCctgttcttctttctttctttcatttttccccTCAGAAATTTGATTTCtgagttttctttaaaattttggtcTATGTAAATCAAACAATAATGCATTGATAATGGATGGAATAATATGGTTCGAATCTGTATTAAACTcgataagaattttattttctctcttaccaagtaattaaaagtttaatttccgGCAAATAAGAGGTCCGGAGGATATCTTAATTCATTCCAtttctttaatattttgatttttcaattagttatgtttattatatatttgaacataaatataaaatataaactttttttttattccgTGTAATACTTAAGTTTGtttgtatgtattaattaaaatatattatatttattttttaaaaatttattacaaattttataaccACCCCCTTGGTTGGAATGACTCTGTCTCACTGGCAGGCATCTTTCGACCTGAGGTTCACTGGCTCAAGGGCAGGACAGCTACTTACTAGCTTGAGGAACCGAGCTAACAAAACGCCTAGAACCTGGTCTTTAAAGCCTTGAACCAAGTGTGGGATCAAGCCCTTTCCTTCCCGCCTTTCCTGGTCTTTGAGTTAGAGGGGGAGCTATCTTCGTGGTACCAATGACTGGGGGCAGGGGCCCATTATATAAAACAGGGCAACTTAAACATATGCTTTGAAGGTGGAGCCTATTGCTACAGAAGGGAGGCCGGACTTTTCCAACTAAATTTTATAACTTCtacaaataatataattaagaagataaaaataatataatataaatatttaatttttagaatttttatagtttttattatgatatatattatctaAACATTTTAAAGAGAACAAAATTTCTATctttaaaaatattcaatttttcaTATCAACAAATACGGCAAAAATGTATCGTCCAAGGATTGAGAGAGCTTAAAAATTAGGGTAAACTCCTCATAAAGTCACCTAAGTTTTTGTGCACGTGGCATTATTTTCATTGGTATAATAATTTTAGTCCTTAACATTTCACACAACCTATCAATTCGGTACTAATTCTAAAAAGTTTAACAaatttcttcttcaatatttacatattatgtTAATTTGGTCTTAatcctaaaaatttaaaaaataaaaatatccttaAACATATTTGTCTTAAATATGAATGGATATCCAATTATGGCCCAAATCCAAATAAAGATTGAATAAAAGATAAGCATTGTTTGATCTTTCTTTAATTATGTTCCCTACACGATTTTATGAATGTGTTGGCCACTGCCCTATGCATGTGCAGGGTTGTTGCCGCGTCGGTTTCTTTAAATCAAAGGAAGCGACCAAGCAATAGCTGGGTTGACTTGAAGTCATCCCCAAAGGAGGTCAATGTGAACAGTTAAAAACAGTGAGCAGACTTTTGTCAGCAATCACTTCCAAGTCGACCCTTATGAATCTACTATCTATGTTGTACAAAGAAAGTTCAAAGTTTGAATTCCTTCCATTCTAAACCTTTAAACGGGAAAGTAGAACAATAAACTATAATCTGATTTTAAAAAGACCAGTTAACTTGCATACACTAGTTGATTCAAAGTGTCCCATTGGGAAGGCTTGTAGTGCATCAATTtgtcaagaaaaaagaaaaaaggcaaGCCTTTTGCCCTTTGCACATGCACACACAATCATTACAACAAcatatatatggaattaaagaaaCAAATGAACAAAATGGAA containing:
- the LOC121219183 gene encoding uncharacterized protein; protein product: MEIPNKKQRIQLITTSHLVKLLTKILLPFSLLSVILSYPFMCNFQALAYGLQLFSFSVGKNYMFLLCNGLLVFIATSSGLIGSSCVETGVKAEKAVKISEGGSQTELEVESSEPKEKVVTEYDQKEEEVALVVELEVEREEGRSDEVVSDEEDEDELGWMSNEELNKKCEDFIRKMRKESDFEARLLITN